The genomic region TACGTCTGCGTAGAGGTCGGCGATGCCAGTTTCCACATCAACCACCGCTTGTGACAGCGCGGCGCGATACTGCATGCGCGATTGCTCGTACAGGATGCGCGCCTGAGCCAACTGTGCACGCGGGACCGCGTTGTCCAACGGCATCTGGAAAGTCAGCACCGTGACATAGTTGTACCAGGTGAATCTCCACAGGCGATTGAGTGCGTCGCCGTAGATCCCGCCGAAGGGGAGTTTGTCGCCGCTATTCGGGACGGTGGACCCGGTGGGGGTGCAATTTCCCGGGACAGTGCTAACTACTGGGGTACAGGGCGTGGTTCCAGCGGTCGAGGTCAAACCGAACTGCGTGCCCAGGTTAAGGAGCGGCAGAGTCTGGTTCTCCGAGAACTTGACCTGCAACAGGGCATTGCGGATCGATTCCCGCAGTCCGCTCAGCGACGGCCGATATTGAACCGCCATCTCAAGGGCGCGTTCCTCGCTCTCGGCTACCTGTTCCGTGGGGTTGGGGCGCGTTGCCGGTTCGATCTCCGCCGGAATGAACGTGTCGTTCGGATTCAGCATCACATCCTGTCGCAGCTGTGCGCGCGAATTCTTGAGCTGGGCCTCAGCGGTATAAACATTGGCTGCGGCCGTGGCCGCGGCCGACTGCGCTTCCTGCAAGTCCAGCGGGGCGAGCGTTCCGACTTTGACCGAGATGGTGTTTTCCCGCACGAGTTCTTCGTTGAAGCGCAACGCCGCACGTGCTACCTCGAGCAGCTCCTCGTTGAGAACCACGCCCCAGTACTCATTGCCGATACGCTGGACAAAATCCTGGAGCGTCTGTCCATAGGTCCATTGCGCCACCTTTTGATTCGACTCGGCGATCCGCACGCCGATGGTTGCGAATCGCCATCCGAAACTCTGCAGCAGGGGCTGGCTCAGAGAGAGGGTGAGGTTCGGGGTATAGGATGGATTCACTCCGCTGAAGGCCGAATTCGACGACCCACGATTGTTGTTGAAAGTGATGCCAAAGGTTCCGTTGGTGTACGCGGAAACCTTGTTGAGACCGAAATTCCAGTCGTAGGTCTTGGAGGACGATGAGGTTGCCCCGTTGCCGGTCTGAAAGATGGATGTAACCGGTACCACGGTTTTGCCGGTATCGATCTGTGCCTGCGTGTTCGGATCGAAGGCGCCGTTCTGCACCCGAATGCTCTCGGTCGACGCGATTGGATTGAGGAGTGCCACTACCACGTTCGGATTGTTGCGCAAGGCGATAAAAATCGCTTCCTTCAACGTCAGCGCTCGGGCCTCCTGATCGACGCTGCGAATGTAGCGCTCGCTGATCAAACTCTCGGGAGGAACGTCGTTGGAGAGCGACCACTGTCTGACGAAGATTTGTGGCAACGATGCGACCGAGTCCATGTGCTGGAAGGGCGCGGTACTGCTATTCGGTACATTGATGTTCGGCGCCGACTGCGGCCCGACCGGCGTCGCGTTCAGGGGAATTTGACCGCTGGTGGCGGGTGGCGGAAGCGGGTTTTTTGGTAACGAACCGGTTACCTTGAGAGACTCGGAATTCTCCTGTGCCATCGCCGGGCACCAGGCACCGAAGCTGAGCACGACTATCGCCAGCGCGGGCCAAACGCATTTCTTGGACAGCATCTTGAATCTCCTTGTGGCTGCAGCAGCTCTGCCGCTACCTGTCGGGTTCATTTTCGCAGGCGTTGGTACCGTTACTCCGCCACCTGACACCCATCTGGGTCGCGGGCCGGCAACAACGCGCGCGGCTCGATGCAGAGTGCTTGCGCCGCGTGAATCGGCTCGCGATTATAGCCAAGGCCGACGTCGTTGTCTTGCGCCTGCGGCGCGATGCGGCGCGCCGCCTAATGGTGAGACGAATGCGTGTTGCGAGAGTTTCGGTCGCGGCAATCATGCTGACCTCCTTTTTTCTGCTGGCGGTGAAGGAGTCAAGATACGCTACGCCCGCTTTCGGTCAGACGGCGATTGCTCCGGCCGCGGTTCCCTCTGTTTCTCTTCCCGCGGCTCCCGGACAGCCACAACCATTCGCGACCATCGGTGCATTACCACAACTGCTGCCCGCGCCGGGCCCGGTGACGTTTGCGTCGCCTATCCCCTCGCCCGCAGTGCA from Candidatus Binataceae bacterium harbors:
- a CDS encoding TolC family protein, with the protein product MLSKKCVWPALAIVVLSFGAWCPAMAQENSESLKVTGSLPKNPLPPPATSGQIPLNATPVGPQSAPNINVPNSSTAPFQHMDSVASLPQIFVRQWSLSNDVPPESLISERYIRSVDQEARALTLKEAIFIALRNNPNVVVALLNPIASTESIRVQNGAFDPNTQAQIDTGKTVVPVTSIFQTGNGATSSSSKTYDWNFGLNKVSAYTNGTFGITFNNNRGSSNSAFSGVNPSYTPNLTLSLSQPLLQSFGWRFATIGVRIAESNQKVAQWTYGQTLQDFVQRIGNEYWGVVLNEELLEVARAALRFNEELVRENTISVKVGTLAPLDLQEAQSAAATAAANVYTAEAQLKNSRAQLRQDVMLNPNDTFIPAEIEPATRPNPTEQVAESEERALEMAVQYRPSLSGLRESIRNALLQVKFSENQTLPLLNLGTQFGLTSTAGTTPCTPVVSTVPGNCTPTGSTVPNSGDKLPFGGIYGDALNRLWRFTWYNYVTVLTFQMPLDNAVPRAQLAQARILYEQSRMQYRAALSQAVVDVETGIADLYADVKRAQATAQATFYARQALHDEEVRFRVGMATTHDLLQFQEEEVQAEGNQVQSEVDLENARLALWHAEGTLLQAFQIDFQLQDNRETPWYATF